The DNA segment CCTTTTTTCATAATTTCTAAGGTTTTTTCTCGACCGATATGATCTCGTAATATAAGATAGTCAACAGGGTATGGACCCACGGTCACAAAGACGGTTATCTCGATTTTTTGTTGTATTTCTTCAGCCATGCGTAGTGTGTCTTGGTACAGTATTCGATAGTTTTTTTCGCGGAGTACTTTTTGAGGGTTGGGGTATTGACAGAGTATGCAATGGGTGCCGCCTGCTTGTTTGAATTCTCGTATTGCTTCTAGAAATCGTCCGTCTCGTCGGAGATGAAGATGGTTGTCAAAATATATCACGTTTTTCTTCCCTCGAGTACACAGAAAAGAAAGAAGAGGTATAAAAACATCTTGGAAAAAGTTAGGATATTATTTTTTTCCGGTTGATTATTTTAATGATATCTTGAGCAATGACCCAGCCTATATAGCTCATGAAAAACGTTGAAAACCCCATAATACTGTAGATAATAGTTTCTTTAAATGGACTGATTCCTTGTTGGAAAAAAATCATGGTGACACCAACAGTGAAGTAGAGGAACATTATGAGTAAAAACCATCGTATCGATGTGATTTTTTTTAACAATAATGCAAGCGAGAATATTGGGGGAGTTCTGCGGTAGTTTTTTTTGTACAATACTGGGAGCGTGTTTTCCATGGTTTGAGCAATACTTGGAGGAGGAGTTATTGGGAGATCGGTTGGATATGGCCGTCGATATGGTTTTGGTCTTTGTTGTGGTGTAGTTTTCCATAAATATTTTTTTAGTTTTAAGAGTTTGATCATTGTTTTTCGGACAGTTAAAACAGGTAATAGAACGACAGATGCGTTATGATGTCTGAGCTTTCGCGAGAGCATCCTCTTGGTCGGTTTTCGTTTCTGCATGATTTTTTCCTCCTCAGTGAGATAATACTTTTTTAAGTGATCCCAGTATGAGAAATAATAACAGTCTTTAAAAACTTATTTTGTATCTGGATATGCACATAGTTTGCAGATATTTTGCAGATTCTTATTGATACATGTATGCAGTTTACTGTGCAGTTATTGAGACTATTGAAAAGATTTTTTTGTTATACATCAGCAATGATGCTAATGACGTCTCCATCGTTGAGCTGATGATCTGCACCGATGACTCGATGTGTTTTTGCGTCAATAGCACGGATGAAATGATCGCCGAGATCTGTGTGAACCTTGTATGCTAAATCACGTGCTGTAGCTGTTTTTGGGATAAGATATGCATCAGGAAGAATTCTTCCTTCTTTATCGGTGAGATGATGCGCATCTTCAACAGGATATACGACAATGAGATTGAGGAGATTTACCGCTGCTTCAATGCATTTTTGTACGCCGGTTGATCCATATTTTTTTAAAACATTTTCAGTGATGTATTCCAAGGCTTTTCGTTGTTTGTCAGACACAGCATCTGGATTAATAATGGAAAATGTACTATCTCCAGGGACATAGGTGATTATTTTTTTTTCAGCAGCATGCTGGAGAGCAAGTTCACTTTCAGCACTTGTTGGAATAACAATATAGCGTTCTAAGGAGCTCATTTTATTCATGCATTCCGCTGGTGCTTTATCTGATTTATTGAATGCGATGATCATCGGTTTACTTATTACTCGAATAGTGTCAGACAACATCAGGAGTTCTTGTTCACTCCATTGTGTTGGTTTAGTTAAATTAAGTTGTGTCTTCCGCAAGGCGTTATTGATGTGGTCTTCTTTAATACCTAGTCCTGTGAGTTTTTCTGCAAGCATTTTTTCTATTTTTTTTCCTTCAAGTTCGCATTGTCGTGCTGTTGCTTCCCAGCTTTTTTTGATGATTCCAAAAAACCAATACGTTATTTCTTTTTCTAAGAAGGATACATCAGCGAGAGGGTCGTGTGCTC comes from the Candidatus Thermoplasmatota archaeon genome and includes:
- a CDS encoding redox-regulated ATPase YchF; the protein is MQIGIVGKPNVGKSTFFNAATKAHAEVANYPFTTINPNRGVMYIRKPCPCTYFQKKCTPRNAPCIEGTRFVPIEAIDVAGLVPDAHKGKGLGNKFLDDLRQADAFIHIVDASGGTDAEGNTCIVGAHDPLADVSFLEKEITYWFFGIIKKSWEATARQCELEGKKIEKMLAEKLTGLGIKEDHINNALRKTQLNLTKPTQWSEQELLMLSDTIRVISKPMIIAFNKSDKAPAECMNKMSSLERYIVIPTSAESELALQHAAEKKIITYVPGDSTFSIINPDAVSDKQRKALEYITENVLKKYGSTGVQKCIEAAVNLLNLIVVYPVEDAHHLTDKEGRILPDAYLIPKTATARDLAYKVHTDLGDHFIRAIDAKTHRVIGADHQLNDGDVISIIADV